From Candidatus Eisenbacteria bacterium:
CGTTATCCCCGGTCCCATCGTTGTACTGAGCTTGACTTTCTTAAGGTACTGGCCCTTGGCCGCAGCAGGCTTTGCACGAACCAATTCTCTGACCAGTGTTTTTATATTCTCAACGAGTTTCTGTTTGTCAAAGGAGGCCTTGCCTACTGGAACATGAACGTTTCCTCCTTTGTCTACCCTGAACTCGACTTTCCCCGATTTCAGATCCTTCACTGCCTTTGCAACATCAAAGGTGACTGTTCCGCTCTTGGGGTTGGGCATCAGTCCCCTCGGGCCGAGTATCTTCCCGAGTTTCCCGACCTCACCCATCATGTCCGGAGTCGCGACTATTTTTTCTGCCTCAAGCCACCCGTCCTGGATCTTCTTGACATACTCAGAGCCGCCCACAAAATCGGCTCCGACTTCGAGCGCCTCTTTCTCTTTTTCGCCCTTCGTGATGACAAGCACCTTCACCGATTTTCCCGTGCCGAATGGAAGGACGACCGTCCCTCTGACAAGCTGCTCGGAGTGTTTCGGATCCACGCCGAGTCTTGCAGCAAGTTCAACCGTCTCATCAAATTTGGCTGTGGCAGTCTTCTTGACTGCCTCAACGGCTTCTTCAAGACCCACCGGCTCACTGCTGA
This genomic window contains:
- the rplA gene encoding 50S ribosomal protein L1, which translates into the protein MKTGKRFRKLEEIVSSEPVGLEEAVEAVKKTATAKFDETVELAARLGVDPKHSEQLVRGTVVLPFGTGKSVKVLVITKGEKEKEALEVGADFVGGSEYVKKIQDGWLEAEKIVATPDMMGEVGKLGKILGPRGLMPNPKSGTVTFDVAKAVKDLKSGKVEFRVDKGGNVHVPVGKASFDKQKLVENIKTLVRELVRAKPAAAKGQYLKKVKLSTTMGPGITLDTQSVLQMFK